A region from the Rufibacter sp. DG15C genome encodes:
- a CDS encoding M20/M25/M40 family metallo-hydrolase — protein MKLLKQLCQIHAPSGNEVQMKEFLLRYLQENQQQWKVQPQLMHGKGFQDCLLLVFGKPRTVIFAHMDSIGFMVRYGKQLIRIGGPVLEDGTTLVGEDSQGKIECTLRVDEEEHQLTYEFEREIERGTELVFKCDYRETEETVQSCYLDNRLGVWSALQVAKTLEDGVIAFGCWEETGGGSVGYLAKYIHEQFGVTQALVADITWVTEGVQAGHGVAISLRDSLIPRRSFVQKIIQIAKEAQIPFQIEVEDAGGSDGKELQRGDIPWDWCFIGAPEDHVHSPNELVHKHDIQAMVDLYKVLMKRL, from the coding sequence ATGAAACTACTCAAACAGCTTTGTCAGATACATGCGCCCTCTGGGAACGAAGTGCAAATGAAGGAATTCTTGTTACGCTATTTACAAGAGAACCAACAGCAATGGAAGGTACAACCCCAGCTCATGCATGGGAAAGGTTTTCAGGATTGCCTGTTGTTGGTATTCGGGAAGCCACGGACGGTCATCTTTGCGCACATGGATTCCATTGGGTTCATGGTCCGGTACGGCAAGCAATTGATTAGAATCGGCGGGCCGGTTCTGGAGGATGGAACTACCTTGGTGGGGGAGGACAGCCAAGGCAAAATTGAATGCACCCTCAGGGTAGACGAAGAAGAGCACCAACTCACCTATGAGTTTGAGCGGGAGATTGAGCGCGGCACCGAACTGGTGTTTAAATGCGATTACAGGGAGACAGAAGAAACTGTGCAATCCTGCTACCTAGATAATAGGCTAGGCGTCTGGAGTGCTTTGCAGGTGGCCAAAACGCTGGAAGACGGTGTTATTGCCTTCGGGTGCTGGGAAGAGACCGGTGGTGGATCTGTGGGTTACCTGGCCAAGTACATCCATGAGCAATTTGGCGTGACGCAGGCACTAGTAGCAGACATCACGTGGGTTACCGAAGGTGTGCAGGCTGGGCATGGCGTTGCCATTTCACTCAGGGACTCTTTGATTCCGCGCCGAAGCTTTGTGCAGAAGATTATTCAGATAGCCAAAGAGGCGCAGATTCCATTCCAAATAGAGGTAGAGGACGCCGGTGGCTCAGACGGCAAAGAACTACAGCGCGGGGACATTCCCTGGGATTGGTGCTTTATAGGCGCGCCAGAAGACCATGTGCATTCGCCTAATGAGCTAGTCCACAAGCATGACATTCAGGCGATGGTAGATTTGTATAAGGTTTTGATGAAGAGGCTTTAA